A section of the Corynebacterium auris genome encodes:
- a CDS encoding DUF3592 domain-containing protein, with translation MRRRLLQLILALYACALLGSAAMVIGPALNDALIARDPGRGLATVTGVSWLRTSAEYQDEQGRYHSPRYGLLYPSGLGEGQSVWVTYAKSWPDLVKVEGRAWTLSVIPALSVAAVSTLIFGAAWWAVGTRRRA, from the coding sequence GTGCGCCGCCGCCTGCTGCAGCTCATCCTGGCCCTCTACGCGTGCGCCCTGCTGGGCTCGGCGGCCATGGTGATTGGCCCGGCGCTCAACGACGCCCTCATCGCGCGCGACCCCGGCCGGGGCCTGGCCACGGTGACGGGCGTGAGCTGGCTGCGCACCTCCGCCGAGTACCAGGACGAGCAGGGCCGCTACCACTCCCCACGCTACGGCCTGCTGTACCCGTCGGGGCTGGGGGAGGGCCAGAGCGTGTGGGTGACCTACGCAAAATCCTGGCCCGACCTGGTGAAAGTGGAGGGGCGCGCGTGGACGCTCTCGGTCATTCCGGCGCTATCGGTCGCCGCCGTGTCGACGCTGATTTTCGGCGCGGCCTGGTGGGCGGTGGGGACGCGGCGCCGCGCATAA
- the menD gene encoding 2-succinyl-5-enolpyruvyl-6-hydroxy-3-cyclohexene-1-carboxylic-acid synthase, with protein sequence MPDSMDVATKVVAKLAEHVTDVVLCPGSRNSPLAYALLARRDLKVHVRIDERSAAFTALGIARVQRRHVAVVMTSGTAVANTLPAVVEAHMSHTPLAIVSADRPERLVGTGASQTIWQQGIFGRYARTQQVTTLDDATRLDFTEDQVHVNVALDTPLVPDALPERAGEPRRVGPGRLATPPAWVDHGEVDIDLDKDTLVIAGDEAWEVPGLEHVPTIAEPTAPTPFHQVHPLAARFFAQNEVAISHEGGDFAAATKPDQVVVVGHPTLHRDVMALLSQPDIEVIGLSRTDTFTGNPTRRGSRANVTGQPSDTWLKICDAAGEVGAQTVRDALADEEYGFTGLHVAAAVADTLAVGNSLVLGSSNPVRDASYVGLPFGGVDTYSARGAAGIDGTLSQAVGVALATQALHPEEVRAPRMVALVGDLTFLHDINGLLIGPDEPRPGNLTIVVANDDGGGIFETLEAGADSVRRDFERAFGTAHGVGVDKLAAAYGAAYRRAETIPELIEALTDDAAEPLTVIEAPTTRSTRRALAERLRR encoded by the coding sequence ATGCCAGACAGCATGGATGTGGCCACGAAGGTCGTCGCAAAGCTGGCGGAGCACGTCACCGACGTCGTTTTGTGCCCGGGTTCGCGCAACTCGCCGCTGGCGTACGCGCTGCTCGCGCGCCGGGACCTTAAGGTGCACGTGCGCATCGACGAGCGCTCCGCCGCCTTCACCGCGCTCGGCATCGCGCGGGTGCAGCGCCGCCACGTGGCCGTGGTGATGACCTCCGGCACCGCCGTGGCCAACACCCTGCCCGCGGTGGTGGAGGCGCACATGTCTCACACCCCGCTCGCCATTGTCAGCGCGGACCGTCCCGAGCGGCTCGTGGGCACCGGCGCGAGCCAGACCATCTGGCAGCAGGGCATCTTCGGCCGCTACGCGCGCACCCAGCAGGTCACCACGCTTGACGACGCCACCCGGCTCGACTTCACGGAAGACCAGGTGCACGTCAACGTCGCGTTGGACACCCCGCTCGTGCCCGACGCCCTGCCGGAGCGCGCGGGCGAGCCGCGCCGCGTCGGGCCGGGGCGCCTGGCCACCCCGCCAGCCTGGGTGGACCACGGGGAGGTGGACATCGACCTGGACAAAGACACCCTCGTCATCGCCGGCGACGAGGCGTGGGAGGTGCCGGGCCTGGAGCACGTGCCCACCATCGCCGAGCCGACCGCGCCCACGCCCTTCCACCAGGTGCACCCGCTGGCGGCGCGCTTCTTCGCGCAAAACGAGGTGGCCATCAGCCACGAGGGCGGGGACTTCGCCGCGGCCACCAAACCGGACCAAGTCGTGGTGGTGGGGCACCCGACGCTGCACCGCGACGTCATGGCGCTTTTGAGCCAGCCGGACATCGAGGTCATCGGGCTGAGCCGCACCGACACCTTCACCGGCAACCCCACCCGCCGCGGCAGTCGCGCCAACGTCACCGGCCAGCCCAGCGACACGTGGCTGAAGATCTGCGACGCGGCCGGCGAGGTCGGCGCCCAGACGGTGCGCGACGCGCTGGCGGACGAGGAGTACGGCTTCACCGGCCTGCACGTCGCCGCGGCGGTGGCCGACACCCTGGCGGTCGGAAACTCCCTCGTGCTCGGGTCGTCGAACCCGGTGCGCGACGCGAGCTACGTCGGCTTGCCTTTCGGCGGGGTGGATACCTACAGCGCCCGCGGCGCCGCCGGCATCGACGGCACCCTCTCCCAGGCGGTCGGCGTCGCGCTGGCCACCCAGGCGCTGCACCCGGAGGAGGTCCGCGCCCCGCGCATGGTGGCGCTCGTGGGCGACTTGACCTTCCTCCACGACATCAACGGCCTGCTCATCGGCCCCGACGAGCCGCGGCCGGGCAACCTCACCATCGTGGTGGCCAACGACGACGGCGGCGGCATCTTCGAAACGCTCGAGGCCGGCGCCGACAGCGTGCGGCGGGACTTCGAGCGGGCGTTCGGGACGGCGCACGGGGTGGGCGTCGACAAGCTTGCTGCCGCCTATGGCGCGGCCTACCGGCGGGCGGAGACGATCCCCGAGCTCATCGAGGCGCTCACCGACGACGCCGCCGAGCCGCTGACCGTGATCGAGGCCCCCACGACCCGGTCGACCCGCCGGGCGCTGGCCGAAAGGCTGCGCCGGTGA
- a CDS encoding SLC13 family permease, producing the protein MSTPVTQQSTHQAPGETAPAPTPGEWRRQAIGLIAGIVLAALVYLIFPGGAAETVANSSGADPEAAYSSGAMRVVAAVTVLMAVWWMTEAIPLAATALVPIAIFPLAGVAEFKAVASPYASSTIFLFMGGFLMALGLQRWNLHRRLALAVVAVVGTSPKRIILGFMLATGFMSMWVSNTATAVVMLPIGVSVLTLTADSVGGMKNQKKFATALMLAIAYSASIGSLGTLIGTPPNALLAGYMQEAHGITIGFGQWMLVGLPVAVVFLLIAWFVLITVFAPEVDEIPGGRELISDEIRQLGPWTFPQVAVGVIFVAAALSWIIIPLGLDYLGWDFPYDDAVVGIIAGLLMFIVPAKKDGTRILDWETANKLPWDVLLLFGGGLSLSSMFTSTGLSLWIGEATKGLGTLPIFLLVAAVAAIVLFLTELTSNTATAATFLPIMGGVAVGIGLTEATDMNVLLLTIPVALAATCAFMLPVATPPNAIAYSSGYVTMGEMLKGGIWLNLVGLVLITLATYFIAVPVFGLVL; encoded by the coding sequence GTGTCCACTCCCGTGACCCAACAATCCACTCACCAGGCGCCGGGTGAAACCGCGCCCGCCCCCACGCCCGGCGAGTGGCGCCGCCAAGCCATCGGCCTCATAGCAGGCATCGTTCTGGCCGCGCTCGTGTACCTCATCTTCCCCGGCGGGGCAGCCGAGACCGTCGCGAACTCCTCGGGCGCGGACCCCGAGGCCGCCTATTCTTCCGGGGCGATGCGCGTCGTCGCTGCGGTGACCGTGCTCATGGCCGTGTGGTGGATGACGGAGGCGATCCCGCTGGCTGCCACCGCGCTCGTGCCCATCGCGATTTTCCCGCTCGCCGGGGTGGCTGAGTTTAAAGCGGTGGCCAGCCCCTACGCCTCCTCGACGATCTTCCTGTTCATGGGTGGCTTCCTCATGGCCCTAGGCTTGCAGCGCTGGAACCTCCACCGCCGCCTCGCCCTCGCGGTGGTCGCGGTCGTGGGCACCAGCCCCAAGCGAATTATCCTCGGGTTCATGCTGGCCACAGGGTTTATGTCCATGTGGGTCTCCAACACCGCCACCGCCGTGGTCATGCTGCCCATCGGTGTGTCGGTGCTCACCCTTACCGCCGACTCGGTCGGCGGGATGAAGAACCAGAAGAAGTTCGCCACGGCGCTGATGCTCGCGATCGCCTACTCCGCCTCGATCGGATCACTGGGCACGCTCATCGGCACCCCGCCAAACGCGCTGCTCGCTGGCTACATGCAAGAGGCGCACGGCATCACCATCGGCTTCGGCCAGTGGATGCTCGTGGGGCTGCCCGTCGCGGTGGTGTTCCTGCTCATCGCCTGGTTCGTCCTTATTACTGTCTTCGCTCCGGAGGTGGACGAGATCCCCGGCGGGCGCGAGCTCATCAGCGACGAGATCCGCCAGCTCGGCCCCTGGACCTTCCCGCAGGTTGCGGTCGGCGTGATTTTTGTCGCCGCGGCGTTGAGCTGGATTATCATCCCCTTGGGCCTCGACTACCTGGGGTGGGACTTCCCCTACGACGACGCCGTCGTGGGCATCATCGCCGGCCTGCTCATGTTCATCGTTCCGGCGAAGAAGGACGGCACCCGCATCCTCGACTGGGAAACGGCCAACAAGCTGCCCTGGGACGTGCTTCTCCTCTTCGGCGGCGGCCTCTCGTTGTCCTCCATGTTCACCTCGACGGGGCTGTCGCTGTGGATCGGCGAGGCGACCAAGGGGCTGGGTACGCTTCCGATCTTCCTGCTTGTCGCCGCTGTCGCAGCGATCGTTCTGTTCCTCACCGAGTTGACCTCCAACACGGCGACCGCCGCGACCTTCCTGCCCATCATGGGCGGTGTCGCCGTGGGAATTGGCCTGACGGAGGCGACGGACATGAACGTGTTGCTGCTCACGATTCCGGTTGCTCTCGCCGCCACCTGCGCGTTCATGCTGCCGGTGGCCACCCCGCCGAACGCCATCGCCTACTCCTCGGGCTACGTCACAATGGGCGAGATGCTCAAGGGCGGCATCTGGCTCAACCTCGTCGGCCTGGTGCTGATCACCCTGGCCACTTACTTCATCGCGGTCCCGGTGTTCGGGTTGGTGCTGTAG